The genomic interval AGGGGGACAATTCCTCTGTAGTGAAGACTCGTCTGAGGAATTTTGCGTTTCACGAAGAGACTTCGGAACGTGCGAATCGCCCAAAGAAAAAAATGGGTGCCGGCAAGAAACCGGCACCGCGTGGGGGAATCAAAATCGTGCGATGTGACTAGACAAGCAGTGATTTACCGAGCGGTGTCGGCGATGGAGATCGCCGCGGACTTGCCGCTGGGTTGTGGATTTGACGAAGGATTCGTCGAGGTTGAGGTCCGGGCGACCCACTGACTAACACGAACTACGGAGGGAGCCTGTGAAGACTTTGAAGCTGCGGTGAAGGTTTTGGCTGGAGACGACTCAGGAGTCGAGTTGTCACCCAAACGTGTACCATAAGGATCGGTCTGTTCGAGTGCAGCCCCCTTGCGGTTGAGGCTGTCGCTGTTGATGGCGCCGTTCGCATCGCCTGTTTGTTCCGTACGAGGCTTCGTCGCTTGAGTGCTGGTATCGATTGGCGTAGGGGCCAGACCGATTCCGCCGCCAGCAGGATTGCTGCTGATCGAGGTGCCCGTTGGAACATACGAGATTCGCGTTCCGACCTGCATTCTCTTGGTCACTTGAACCGCCTGCATCACCGTCTCTTCGGCCTGTTGATAGGTCGTACGAGTCACAGCGACTTTGCGAGTCGACTGCGTCGGCTGCATGCGGGTCACGTTGTAGGTGACTTGCTTCGTCGTGGGAACAGCAACCTTGCGAGTGCACGGAATTGTGCAGGTCATCGTTTGTGGTTGCTGATACTGACGCACCTGCTGATAGGGTGGCGTGAAAGCGCTTCGCATGTTGTAGCTGGCGCGATTCATGGCTCCCATGACGTTTTGACGATTGTCGTACTGATAAGCGCTGACGCGAGTGTTCGGAACGTTCTGGGTGACCCAGCCACCGCCCACTTGCTTCTTGACCTGCTTGTATTCGGTGACCGTTTGATAGTCGACCGAGGCCACTTGAGCCGTCCGTTGTTCCGTCACAGGAGCCATAACGGTGTAAGGCTGATCGATGTAATCGGTCGTCGTGACTGGCTTTGACACCATTTGCTTGACTGGACGGTATTCGGTGACCGCCACATCCTGCATCAGCGGCTGAACCATTTGCTGCATCTGCTTGACGGCCACGACCTGTTGAGTAACAGCTGGCGCCACGTTCTGCACACTGACAACCTGCATCTGTTGAACAGGTTGATCGATCGTGCAAGCGATCGGAGCACCGCACTGAACAGCATCGCTGTATCCGTACGAGGCGACCGACATCGGTGCTGCACTGTAAGAGGCCGAAGAAAATGCAGACTGCCGCATGATTGGCGGCGGTCCCATTAACGTAGGAGACGAGCAGCCGCAGCTTCCCGAACCACTACCAGGAAACCATTGAGCCGACGCGTTTCCGCAAAGGCTCAATACGGTGAGGCCGCCCCATAACGAGGTCAGCCCGAACAATGATCGGGGCATGGAAACCTTCCTACCTGAAAATGAGGCCAGAAAGCGGTGAAGGGAATCTGCGGACTGAAAATTGAGGGGAGTCTTCTGCAGGAACCGCCTGTTTGGGGCAGCAACCCCGTCGAAGCGGGCGGGTTTTTAAGACAATCTTGAAATTCGGTCAAGACCGTCCATTGATTTGCCGACAAGGCGAAAAGCCCAGTGTGCAGAGCCCCCCCCTGATGAACAGCGCCGTGACAGATTCGTTGGCCTCGTCACGAAGTTCCCGCGTCACTCCTCATGAGCCCCTCGTTACCAAGCTCCCGCTTGGTAACGCCTCTTGCGATCTCGATTCCCTCTGACCACCACAACGTGGTGGAGTGAACAAGCCCAGGGGTGTGATCCTTTCGATCGCTCCCCTGGGAATGACCATCGCCAAAGCATTGCCCTGTTGGGCAAAAGGACAGACCAAGTCGGGCAATCGCTCGCAGCCAACTCTGAAGGGCAACACCGCGAGCGATTTTGGCTCGCCAATTGGAAGCCAACCCTGACATTTCCTGCGGGCCACAGGCCCAGCCATTCCACCAGCCCAGTCCAAAGGAGACCGCAAGGTCTCTGACGGGCTGGGTGCTCATCCCCAGCAGCACGAGAAGGCCTGTAAGGCCGACAATTCAATCCCAGACATCTTGCTCATCAATCTCGATGTGATGCCTTCGGCGACATTCTCGAAATTCATCTTGAAATCGTCTTCGTGCGTAGAAACGTTCTTGTCGTTCGATGCACATCTTCGAGCAGGGATTCGCAGAGAGAGAGCCATATCCCGATTGTCACGCAAACGGCTCAACGTGATGCGGCTCGCGCACTGGCACATCAGAAACGAACCAAGAAATCCTTCACCGAATGGCGAGACGGGACGCGTCGCACAGATTCACGACAAATCAATACACCGCATCACCAACATCCGGCCCAACCAGACCATGCCCCTCATCCATGTCCGAATTACTTCGCAAGGAGATCAAAGATTTGATCGACATTGTCGTAGGGCTTTGGAATCGAACCAAGATGAGCGACCTGCCCCTTCCGATCAATCAAAAACGCCCCGGACAGCGGCTTCTCGTTGGAAGGGTCCATTCGCCCCCAATGACGATGAATGCGCAGCATGCCTTCAGGCGACTGCGGATCAAAATCCGAAACCAAGGGGAACGGAAAGGCCCCCCCTGCCCGTTCCATCGCCGCCCGATTCTCTTGAGGCAGCGCGGTCGTCACCCCCACGACCTTCACATCTTGAGATTGAAGTTCCGCGTATCGATCGCGGAGTCGCAGCAGATCCGAATCCTGATCGGCCCCGCGCTCGCCATTAAAAAACAACACAATGATCCGATGCCGTCCCAGCCACGACGCCAGTCGCACCAGATGATTCTCCGCATCGAGTGCTTCAAACGGCGGTGCAGGACGCATGACCGTCGCCGCGGCCACTTGCTGTTCGTAATCCAATGGCTTGTTGATCAGGACCCGAACGACGCAGACCAGCCCGATCAAGATTCCCGCCGCGACAACCAACAGCAAGCGACGATCTTTCATCGAGAATCTTTCCACTGGAAAAAGCCAACCGCCCGGCACACGTTCACGGCATTCACAGCACAGACGATCAACCTAAACCCCGTGCGCGGGTGTCGACGTCGGCTGCTCGCTGATCGCCTTATTTAATGC from Schlesneria paludicola DSM 18645 carries:
- a CDS encoding redoxin domain-containing protein, which codes for MKDRRLLLVVAAGILIGLVCVVRVLINKPLDYEQQVAAATVMRPAPPFEALDAENHLVRLASWLGRHRIIVLFFNGERGADQDSDLLRLRDRYAELQSQDVKVVGVTTALPQENRAAMERAGGAFPFPLVSDFDPQSPEGMLRIHRHWGRMDPSNEKPLSGAFLIDRKGQVAHLGSIPKPYDNVDQIFDLLAK